Proteins encoded together in one Rana temporaria chromosome 6, aRanTem1.1, whole genome shotgun sequence window:
- the ARL4C gene encoding ADP-ribosylation factor-like protein 4C, whose protein sequence is MGNVSSNISSFQSLHIVMLGLDSAGKTTVLYRLKFNEFVNTVPTIGFNTERIRLSNGAAKGISCHFWDVGGQEKLRPLWKSYSRCTDGIIYVVDSVDSDRLEEAKTELHKVTKFAENQGTPLLVIANKQDLPKSLAVTEIERQLALQELSPSTPYHVQPACAIIGEGLTEGMDKLYEMILKRRKTLKQKKKQR, encoded by the coding sequence ATGGGGAACGTCTCCTCCAACATCTCCTCCTTCCAGTCCCTCCACATCGTCATGCTCGGCCTGGACTCCGCCGGCAAGACCACCGTCCTCTACCGGCTCAAGTTCAACGAGTTCGTCaacaccgtgcccaccattggcTTCAACACCGAGCGGATCCGGCTCAGCAACGGGGCGGCCAAGGGCATCAGCTGCCACTTCTGGGATGTGGGCGGCCAGGAGAAGCTGCGGCCCCTCTGGAAGTCATACAGCCGCTGTACGGACGGCATCATCTACGTGGTGGACTCGGTGGACTCTGACCGGCTGGAGGAGGCGAAGACTGAGCTGCACAAGGTGACCAAGTTTGCCGAGAACCAGGGGACTCCTCTGCTGGTCATCGCCAACAAGCAGGACCTACCCAAGTCCCTGGCAGTGACTGAGATCGAGAGACAGCTGGCCCTCCAAGAACTGAGCCCATCTACCCCTTACCATGTCCAGCCAGCCTGTGCCATCATCGGAGAGGGGCTCACTGAGGGTATGGACAAGCTTTATGAGATGATCCTCAAGAGGAGAAAGACCCTCaagcagaagaagaagcagcGGTAA
- the LOC120943899 gene encoding uncharacterized protein LOC120943899 produces MPTKDDHLIFRTFLPLPPLVWVLAWNPTKNKILKQKKPKTLSLFYMPTKDDHLIFRAFLPQTWLASVLAWNPTKNKLFQKEQDPQAEDTGITLSLFYMPTKDDLLIVRMFLAHTWLVWVLPGTQLISQKGDRDPQANKETIWLAHIPTKDDLLIFREFFMQAWHVWVLAWNPTKNRLIRRRKTLPVGEEATKTLGLFCMPTKEVLLIFLEFLLWAWHVWVLAWNLQRTSSLHYVTRGTPLTRCRAGP; encoded by the exons ATGCCAACTAAAGATGACCACCTGATCTTTAGGACATTCTTACCCCTGCCACCGCTTGTCTGGGTGCTGGCCTGGAACCCTAC AAAGAACAAGATCCTCAAGCAGAAGAAACCGAAAACATTGAGTTTGTTCTACATGCCAACTAAAGATGACCACCTGATCTTTAGGGCGTTCTTACCCCAGACATGGCTTGCCTCGGTGCTGGCCTGGAACCCTACAAAGAACAAACTCTTCCAAAAAGAACAAGACCCTCAAGCAGAAGACACCGGAATAACATTGAGTTTGTTCTACATGCCAACTAAAGATGACCTCTTGATCGTTAGGATGTTCTTAGCCCATACATGGCTTGTCTGGGTGCTGCCTGGAACCCAACTCATTTCTCAAAAAGGAGACAGAGACCCTCAAGCAAATAAGGAAACAATTTGGTTGGCCCACATACCAACCAAAGATGACCTCTTGATCTTTAGGGAGTTCTTCATGCAGGCATGGCATGTCTGGGTGCTGGCCTGGAACCCCACAAAGAACAGACTTATCAGAAGGAGAAAAACCCTCCCAGTTGGGGAAGAAGCCACTAAAACATTGGGTTTGTTCTGCATGCCAACCAAAGAAGTCCTCCTGATCTTTCTGGAGTTCCTGCTGTGGGCATGGCATGTCTGGGTGCTGGCCTGGAACCTACAAAGAACTAGCTCCTTGCACTATGTGACAAGGGGGACCCCGTTAACCAGATGCAGGGCAGGACCCTGA